A stretch of Macrobrachium rosenbergii isolate ZJJX-2024 chromosome 12, ASM4041242v1, whole genome shotgun sequence DNA encodes these proteins:
- the LOC136844425 gene encoding zinc finger HIT domain-containing protein 1-like isoform X1 — MTTRESGRIKDAPQRRVLDEAARRRRVRKALEALEQDNFHDDPHANLVMSKKAPRFDESLDGNKNKDRKRRTRSSEHFKQRFRKNFPILLEEEQAICPEGPNYLTVQAPPSKQPERHLCAVCGFIAPYTCIPCGSRYCSVKCLNTHQDTRCLKWTA, encoded by the exons GCCGCATCAAGGATGCCCCACAGAGGCGCGTCCTGGATGAGGCTGCAAGACGGAGGAGGGTTAGAAAAGCCCTGGAGGCTCTGGAGCAAGATAACTTTCATGATGATCCACATGCTAACCTTGTTATGAGTAAAAAGGCACCAAGATTCGATGAGTCTTTAGATGGAAACAAGAATAAAGATCGTAAGAGGAGGACCCGAAGCTCAGAACATTTTAAACAAAG gtttcgGAAGAATTTCCCAATACTGTTGGAGGAGGAACAGGCAATATGCCCAGAGGGACCAAACTACCTAACAGTGCAAGCTCCACCATCAAAACAACCAGAGCGTCACTTATGTGCTGTTTGTGGCTTCATAGCGCCTTACACATGTATACCCTGTGGCTCACGTTATTGCTCTGTCAAGTGCCTGAACACTCATCAAGACACTAGATGCCTCAAGTGGACTGCATGa
- the LOC136844424 gene encoding zinc transporter ZIP1-like: MWDIVNIKGIILVVMFFMTFVCCLIPVSFVKHIRETHDSGRRSKYQVWLSLMSCSAGGVFMGTCIMDLFPDVQEQLDLLLDQSYSTNSFPVAEFIVLFGFLLVLTMEQIVLDYKEASLLSRPPEAEALLSEPEERRRTLQQQHSLSGISDQPDLTASMRSETGSLRGYGTAADNCDPDDGHHHSHVFDHSVHHDIASHSSLRSLLLLFALSLHSIFEGLAVGLQETIDDVVALFMVVIFHKGIIAFSLGLNMVQSKLSMSQMLLGIMFFCVTAPLGVGIGMGIMELQASFTTAAISGILQGIACGTFLYVTFFEVLPHEMNNGENRLLKLLFIILGFSAVCGVLYLDPDAQRPRCYQQPIPVNP, translated from the exons ATGTGGGACATTGTAAACATCAAGGGCATCATCCTTGTGGTGATGTTCTTCATGACTTTTGTATGCTGTTTGATACCTGTATCCTTCGTCAAGCACATACGGGAGACCCATGATTCTGGTCGGAGATCCAA GTACCAAGTTTGGCTGAGTTTGATGTCATGCTCAGCTGGTGGGGTCTTCATGGGCACTTGTATAATGGATTTGTTCCCAGATGTTCAGGAGCAGTTAGACCTTTTACTTGATCAAAGTTACTCCACCAACTCATTCCCTGTTGCAGAGTTCATTGTCCTGTTTGGTTTTCTTCTTGTGTTAACAATGGAACAAATTGTTTTGGATTACAAAGAAGCCAGCTTATTGTCCAG ACCACCAGAAGCAGAAGCTTTATTGAGTGAAccagaagaaaggaggagaacaCTGCAACAGCAGCACAGCTTGAGTGGGATTAGTGACCAGCCAGATCTTACCGCATCGATGAG gaGTGAGACAGGATCATTAAGAGGATATGGCACAGCAGCTGACAATTGCGATCCTGATGATGGACACCACCATAGCCATGTCTTTGACCATTCTGTTCATCATGATATTGCATCTCACTCTTCTCTTCGATCTCTTCTCcttttgtttgctctctctcttcattcg ATTTTTGAAGGGTTGGCTGTTGGACTTCAAGAAACCATAGATGATGTAGTAGCACTCTTTATGGTTGTGATATTCCACAAGGGAATTATTGCATTTTCCTTAGGACTGAATATGGTGCAGTCCAAACTTTCAATGTCACAG atGCTACTGGGTATCATGTTCTTCTGTGTTACAGCACCATTAGGAGTAGGCATAGGGATGGGAATTATGGAACTACAAGCATCATTTACAACAGCTGCTATCTCTGGAATTCTTCAAGGGATTGCATGTGGTACATTCCTTTATGTTACCTTCTTTGAG GTCCTTCCTCATGAAATGAATAATGGAGAAAACAGGCTGTTAAAgctccttttcatcatccttggGTTCTCAGCTGTTTGCGGTGTTTTATATCTTGATCCTGACGCACAGAGGCCCCGCTGCTACCAGCAACCTATTCCAGTAAACCCATAG